In Nasonia vitripennis strain AsymCx chromosome 2, Nvit_psr_1.1, whole genome shotgun sequence, a genomic segment contains:
- the LOC100678517 gene encoding snRNA-activating protein complex subunit 4: MSDDEDNQSLLDEIQALDNILSQKQVATNTDGAIPVTLNITQNHVPKQEGSFASDYHEEKVSRDSDEESVVDDPSANYSCNDLQDLLELNKKLIESVLKSRDKMVCLLDDCVQKQEVIKEQIGNTFVRSNKIVNLNAGMPYFKDKNYYSAKRNEDTETKIRNNELRLTELQRIHRWNHLDKNNLLKAIRHEVTLTVLKKSEDEINIESAITKTSQLPSDVKEAIGSLGSIQFDWMKIANNIPENKHTAEECEVMWNNFLHPKINKQKWTSKENKNLNRIVEQHDFENWDAIAKDLGTNRSGYQCFIRYNTNNWKNLMKGQTWSYNDDKTLAHLVSKLKIGDYIPWGYIASCMSNWTKQQVYFRWIYSLAPHLKKGRFSKEEDQQLLKAVEKYGENFSKIAALAMPNRTNIQLKEHYLTLTMKLIGGKKIWTLQEDEKLIALQKKYGQQWVKIVRELPGVTRVQARQRYSSILRYQKRGIKVHMIDREERMVSCQPEHTVVTYTNNTPWSRENKEIFVKHMKVDDYLINFFKREKSNMKLINWNKAYNPVKLREDTKKLFNSLTQLNANLDILSNFEDDFDSDETNQQLLSSLQDYINEKQNSIFSQEVKLMALRMCGSLEAAPERERFIPPLPFGFCAPKSKIKNFNTINYTAKPNEHQRNKMELEMFFTPNLNVTEYLGEDIDNQFEKLKNLFISSTKTQKRVYSLKCKQFAKTDLFVDSPEDNIIKPPTYGAKKIKYDWELNQMISEDSTTEKIINVEEHPLSLIEPNRAMLQAYQEILLTSASFPSASNEIHLQYKLSHKGREALHLFKKRYEQLFQIPAGLSRIVPPDTVDESAFLPIVEKLKHKKSLKTKRLKSTAK; this comes from the exons GTTGATGACCCTTCTGCAAACTATAGCTGTAATGACTTACAAGATTTATTAGAACTGAACAAGAAATTAATCGAATCTGTCTTAAAATCTCGAGACAAAATGGTATGTCTTCTTGATGACTGCGTGCAGAAGCAAGAAGTAATCAAAGAGCAAATTGGCAATACATTTGTTAGAAGTAATAAAATTGTCAATTTGAATGCTGGCATGCCTTACTTCAAGGACAAAAACTACTATTCAGCCAAAAGAAACGAAGATACTGAAactaaaataagaaataatgAACTGCGTTTGACAGAATTACAGCGTATTCATCGTTGGAATCATctggataaaaataatttattgaaagcCATAAGGCATGAGGTCACATTGACTGTACTGAAAAAGAGTGAAGATGAAATCAACATTGAGTCTGCAATTACTAAAACAAGTCAACTGCCCAGTGATGTCAAAGAAGCTATTGGCTCTTTGGGCTCAATACAATTTGATTGGATGAAAATAGCAAATAATATACCTGAGAATAAACACACTGCCGAAGAATGTGAAGTCATGTGGAACAATTTTCTACATcctaaaatcaacaaacaaaaatgGACATccaaggaaaataaaaatttaaatcgtATAGTGGAACAACACGACTTTGAAAATTGGGATGCTATTGCCAAAGACTTGGGTACAAATCGTAGTGGTTATCAATGTTTTATTAGGTATAATACCAATAACTGGAAAAATCTTATGAAAGGTCAGACTTGGTCATACAATGATGATAAGACTCTTGCCCATCTGGtatcaaaattgaaaattggaGATTACATTCCCTGGGGATACATTGCCAGTTGCATGAGCAACTGGACAAAACAACAG gTTTACTTTCGATGGATTTACAGTTTAGCACCCCActtaaaaaaaggaagattTTCCAAAGAAGAAGATCAACAACTTTTGAAAGCTGTGGAAAAATATGGGGAAAACTTTAGTAAAATAGCTGCACTTGCAATGCCTAATAGAACTAATATTCAATTGAAAGAACACTATTTAACATTAACAATGAAACTGATTGGTGGTAAGAAAATCTGGACATTACAGGAAGACGAGAAATTAATTGcattacaaaaaaagtatGGTCAACAATGGGTAAAAATTGTAAGAGAATTACCAGGCGTTACTAGAGTTCAAGCAAGACAGCGTTATTCTTCTATTTTGCGATATCAGAAACGTGGTATCAAAGTGCACATGATTGATAGAGAAGAGCGTATGGTGTCATGTCAACCAGAGCATACTGTTGTAACTTACACTAACAATACACCTTGGTCTCGCGAAAATAAGGAGATATTCGTGAAGCATATGAAAGTTGATGACTATctcatcaattttttcaagagagaaaaatcaaatatGAAATTGATCAATTGGAACAAAGCTTACAATCCTGTAAAATTAAGAGAAGATACAAAGAAGCTTTTTAATTCTTTAACGCAGTTGAATGCGAATTTAGATATATTATCTAATTTTGAAGACGATTTCGACTCAGACGAAACAAATCAACAACTGTTAAGTTCTTTGCAGGATTATATTAATGAAAAGCAGAATAGCATTTTTAGTCAGGAAGTTAAACTAATGGCACTTAGAATGTGTGGATCTTTAGAAGCAGCACCTGAGAGGGAGCGATTTATACCTCCCTTGCCATTTGGTTTTTGTGCTccaaaatctaaaataaagaATTTCAACACTATCAATTATACTGCTAAACCAAATGAACATCAACGCAACAAAATGGAATTGGAGATGTTTTTTACGCCAAATCTAAATGTAACAGAATATCTTGGAGAAGACATAGATAATCAGTTTGAAAAGCTAAAAAATCTGTTCATATCTAGTACAAAGACGCAAAAAAGAGTTTATTCCTTAAAATGTAAACAATTTGCTAAAACTGATTTATTTGTAGACTCTCCAGAAGAT aatattaTTAAGCCACCAACTTATGGTGcaaagaaaattaaatatgATTGGGAGCTCAATCAAATGATCTCTGAAGACTCAACAAcggaaaaaataatcaatgtAGAAGAACATCCATTATCACTGATAGAACCAAATAGAGCAATGCTTCAAGCATATCAAGAAATTTTACTCACTTCTGCAAGTTTTCCATCAGCTTCTAATGAGATACATCTGCAATACAAACTGTCCCACAAAGGTCGCGAAGCTCTACACTTGTTCAAAAAACGTTATGAGCAATTATTTCAGATCCCAGCTGGTTTATCCAGAATAGTGCCCCCAGACACTGTTGATGAAAGCGCATTCTTACCTATCGTGGAAAAACTCAAACACAAGAAGAGTCTGAAGACAAAACGTTTGAAATCGACTGCAAAATAG